Proteins encoded in a region of the Streptomyces sp. PCS3-D2 genome:
- a CDS encoding AAC(3) family N-acetyltransferase, with protein sequence MSGHSPAPSGPGRGRRAAGTLQLAVQLRLLGVRPGMQLLVHASLRGTGLRAEQLRDALTGVLGPRGTLVVPAFTPQNSRTSDAHLERIAGMDEAEVRAFVERMPAFDPASTPSQGMGSLAEAVRTAPGAARSSHPQTSFAALGADAERLCDGHRLESHLGEESPLGKLCWEGGQVLMINVGFSVCTAFHLAEYRIPKPPLRMYECVVKVNLSEGYQGSRQEGEWTAYEDVALDDGDFAEIGRAFPDSRVRRGRVGGASAMLFSVPEAVDHALDWMTENRC encoded by the coding sequence ATGAGCGGCCACTCCCCCGCCCCGTCCGGACCGGGGCGGGGCCGCCGGGCCGCGGGCACCCTCCAGCTCGCGGTGCAGCTGCGGCTGCTCGGCGTACGGCCGGGGATGCAGCTCCTGGTCCACGCCTCGCTGCGCGGGACCGGGCTGCGCGCCGAGCAGCTGCGCGACGCCCTGACGGGCGTCCTGGGCCCGCGCGGGACCCTGGTCGTGCCCGCGTTCACCCCGCAGAATTCCCGAACCTCCGACGCCCACCTGGAGCGGATCGCCGGGATGGACGAGGCCGAGGTGCGGGCCTTCGTCGAGCGGATGCCCGCCTTCGACCCGGCGAGCACCCCCAGCCAGGGCATGGGCTCGCTCGCCGAGGCCGTCCGCACCGCACCGGGCGCCGCACGCAGCTCCCACCCGCAGACCTCTTTCGCCGCGCTCGGCGCGGACGCGGAGCGGCTCTGCGACGGGCACCGCCTGGAAAGCCACCTGGGTGAGGAGTCACCCCTGGGAAAGCTGTGCTGGGAGGGCGGACAGGTACTGATGATCAATGTGGGGTTTTCCGTCTGCACCGCTTTCCATCTCGCGGAGTATCGAATTCCGAAGCCCCCCTTGCGCATGTACGAGTGTGTGGTGAAGGTGAATCTTTCGGAGGGGTATCAGGGGTCCCGCCAGGAGGGGGAGTGGACCGCATACGAGGACGTCGCACTGGATGACGGCGATTTCGCCGAGATCGGCAGGGCGTTCCCGGATTCGCGGGTGCGCAGGGGGCGGGTCGGCGGGGCGTCGGCCATGCTCTTCTCCGTCCCGGAAGCCGTTGACCACGCCCTTGACTGGATGACCGAAAACCGATGCTGA
- a CDS encoding TIR-like protein FxsC, which translates to MFLRSHLRDGGRVPASVQPYFFLSYAHTPRFGAGGPDPDMWVERLFRDLCSHVMALTDLPAGAEAGFMDREIRSGEGWSERLGAALATCRVFVPLFSPRYFASEMCGKEWYAFAQRAIHQGALSNQPAEAIVPALWVPVPPSQLPGPAERLQFNHNTFGERYVTDGLYGLIKLRGYAEQYERAVYELAKRIVRVAETVRLEPVRPLDYRGVPSAFGPTGSSPARTLHVTVAAASRHDLPDGRSPEYYGDSALEWNPYHPVAQRPIAYVAEDLVKNLNYQTSIGSFDDEAGHYDSKQPPTRPEILIVDRWVVEDEHRRQRLAAFDQESRPWVNVVVPWNRYDRQSRAKELELARRLEETLPVKMGQGRAACRAAANGVANMETLGQILPQVVEAAAQQFLRHAQVYLPAGNTRIERPRLLGPMGMDGPASSPPRAPFPPDAFGGHNDGNDSNDTDRGDADDSES; encoded by the coding sequence ATGTTTCTTCGCTCGCATCTTCGAGACGGGGGGCGTGTGCCCGCATCAGTGCAGCCGTATTTTTTTCTCAGTTACGCGCATACACCGAGGTTCGGGGCCGGGGGGCCCGACCCCGACATGTGGGTGGAGCGCCTGTTCCGTGATCTCTGCAGCCATGTCATGGCGCTGACGGACCTGCCCGCCGGGGCCGAGGCCGGCTTCATGGACCGGGAGATACGCAGCGGCGAGGGCTGGTCGGAGCGGCTCGGGGCGGCGCTCGCCACCTGCCGGGTCTTCGTCCCGCTGTTCTCGCCGCGGTACTTCGCCAGTGAGATGTGCGGCAAGGAGTGGTACGCCTTCGCGCAGCGGGCGATCCACCAGGGGGCGCTGAGCAACCAGCCGGCCGAGGCCATCGTGCCCGCGCTGTGGGTGCCGGTCCCCCCCTCGCAACTGCCGGGCCCGGCCGAACGGTTGCAGTTCAACCACAACACCTTCGGCGAGCGCTATGTCACCGACGGGCTGTACGGGCTGATCAAACTGCGCGGGTACGCCGAGCAGTACGAGCGGGCGGTGTACGAGCTCGCCAAACGCATCGTCCGGGTCGCCGAGACGGTCCGGCTCGAACCCGTCCGCCCGCTGGACTACCGCGGGGTGCCGAGCGCCTTCGGCCCCACCGGCAGCAGCCCCGCCCGCACCCTCCACGTGACCGTGGCCGCGGCCTCCCGGCACGACCTGCCGGACGGGCGCAGCCCCGAGTACTACGGGGACAGCGCACTGGAGTGGAATCCGTACCATCCGGTGGCCCAGCGGCCCATCGCGTACGTCGCGGAGGACCTGGTCAAGAACCTCAACTACCAGACCAGCATCGGCTCCTTCGACGACGAGGCGGGGCACTACGACAGCAAGCAGCCGCCGACCCGGCCGGAGATCCTGATCGTCGACCGCTGGGTGGTGGAGGACGAGCACCGCCGCCAGCGCCTGGCCGCCTTCGACCAGGAGTCCCGCCCCTGGGTCAACGTGGTCGTGCCGTGGAACCGCTACGACCGCCAGAGCCGCGCGAAGGAGCTCGAACTGGCACGGCGGCTGGAGGAGACCCTGCCCGTCAAGATGGGACAGGGCCGCGCCGCCTGCCGGGCCGCCGCCAACGGGGTGGCCAACATGGAGACCCTCGGACAGATCCTGCCCCAGGTGGTCGAGGCCGCGGCGCAGCAGTTCCTCAGACACGCCCAGGTCTACCTGCCGGCCGGGAACACCCGCATCGAACGACCGCGGCTACTGGGGCCGATGGGGATGGACGGGCCTGCGTCCTCCCCGCCCAGGGCGCCCTTTCCGCCCGACGCGTTCGGCGGCCACAACGACGGCAACGACAGCAACGACACCGACCGGGGGGACGCGGATGACAGCGAGTCGTGA
- the fxsB gene encoding radical SAM/SPASM protein FxsB, inactivated metallohydrolase extension form yields MTGLIAFREIVLKVHSRCDLACDHCYVYEHADQSWRARPKVISPEVVSQTASRLAEHARDHALPSVTVILHGGEPLLAGTARLRLVCEEFSRALTGIAALDLRIHTNGLQLSTRYLDLFAEYGVRVGVSLDGDRAANDRHRRFADGRTSHPLVLAAVGLLRSAPYRHLYQGLLCTVDVANDPVAVLDALVELEPPRVDFLLPHATWETPPARPDDAPDAYARWLLRVFDHWERLGRPVPVRLFESLLSTLRGGPSLTESLGLAPTDLVVVETDGTLEQVDSLKSAFEGAAATGFNVFDHALDQVAAHPGVRARQLGLAGVSESCRGCPVVRSCGGGLYTHRYRDPNGFDNPSVYCTDLRELVDGVEGRTAHRETAPQLSDPAELTRSQEELTRILLARLNTDLAGDPAWAHAWELVAAVERAGETGADALDAVLDHPYTRTWVLASLDAARDGRPGGAEAARRLTALAAAAVLRGGLDLPAEVAYRDGEVYLPTLGLLRLGEPGTEGRASLRVTDDGYAARDGRSEHRFGPAAGDARWQPVRTWSPGPGAAPVALEDLDPYRNCFPRPPRLRLGAGETEEWRGRLDRAWALLHKAVPGFARAAAVGLTTLTPLAGGPRAGGWGEAGRHGPGALGVPYAAGVRETALALLTGRRRTRLRALTEVTDLYALDGEWQHPSPWRSRPVPVSRLLADVHERVAVEAYRRATAGPEPGGSDLIHEALDRLSAAAELTVTGKQLVAELRYELKAVDA; encoded by the coding sequence ATGACCGGCCTGATCGCATTTCGCGAGATCGTCCTGAAAGTTCACAGCAGATGCGATCTTGCTTGTGATCATTGCTATGTCTACGAACACGCAGATCAGAGCTGGCGAGCCCGGCCGAAAGTGATCTCGCCGGAGGTTGTTTCACAGACCGCGTCGAGGCTCGCCGAACATGCCCGTGACCATGCTCTCCCCTCCGTCACGGTGATTCTCCACGGAGGGGAACCCCTGTTGGCGGGCACGGCCCGGCTCCGACTCGTCTGCGAGGAGTTCAGCCGGGCGCTCACCGGGATCGCCGCACTCGACCTGCGCATCCACACCAACGGGCTCCAGCTCAGCACCCGATACCTCGACCTCTTCGCCGAGTACGGCGTCCGGGTCGGAGTCTCCCTCGACGGCGACCGCGCCGCCAACGACCGCCACCGCCGCTTCGCGGACGGCCGGACGAGCCATCCGCTGGTCCTCGCGGCCGTGGGTCTGCTGCGCTCCGCGCCCTACCGCCACCTCTACCAAGGCCTGCTCTGCACCGTGGACGTGGCCAACGACCCCGTCGCCGTGCTCGACGCGCTGGTCGAACTCGAACCCCCACGCGTGGACTTCCTCCTCCCGCACGCCACCTGGGAAACGCCGCCCGCCCGGCCCGACGACGCCCCGGACGCCTACGCCCGCTGGCTCCTGCGGGTCTTCGACCACTGGGAGCGGCTGGGCCGCCCGGTCCCCGTCCGCCTCTTCGAGTCCCTCCTGTCCACGCTGCGCGGCGGACCCAGCCTCACCGAGTCGCTCGGCCTCGCCCCCACCGACCTCGTCGTCGTCGAGACCGACGGCACCCTGGAACAGGTGGACTCCCTCAAGAGCGCCTTCGAGGGGGCCGCGGCCACCGGGTTCAACGTCTTCGACCACGCTCTCGACCAGGTCGCGGCCCATCCCGGGGTCCGCGCCCGGCAGCTGGGCCTGGCGGGCGTCAGCGAGTCGTGCCGCGGCTGCCCCGTCGTACGTTCGTGCGGCGGCGGCCTCTACACCCACCGCTACCGCGACCCCAACGGCTTCGACAACCCCTCCGTGTACTGCACCGACCTGCGCGAACTGGTCGACGGGGTCGAGGGCCGCACGGCGCACCGGGAGACCGCCCCGCAGCTGTCCGACCCGGCCGAACTGACCCGCTCCCAGGAGGAGCTGACCCGGATCCTGCTGGCCCGGTTGAACACGGACCTGGCCGGCGACCCCGCATGGGCGCACGCCTGGGAGCTCGTGGCCGCCGTGGAGCGGGCCGGGGAGACGGGCGCCGACGCGCTGGACGCCGTACTGGACCACCCGTACACCCGGACCTGGGTGCTAGCGTCGCTGGACGCCGCGCGCGACGGCCGGCCCGGCGGTGCGGAGGCGGCCCGCAGGCTCACCGCGCTGGCCGCCGCGGCCGTGCTGCGCGGCGGGCTGGACCTGCCGGCCGAGGTGGCCTACCGGGACGGCGAGGTGTACCTGCCGACGCTCGGCCTGCTGCGGCTCGGGGAGCCGGGCACCGAGGGCCGGGCCTCCCTGCGCGTCACCGACGACGGCTACGCCGCCCGGGACGGCCGCTCCGAGCACCGCTTCGGACCGGCGGCGGGCGACGCCCGCTGGCAGCCCGTACGCACCTGGTCTCCCGGCCCGGGCGCGGCGCCGGTGGCGCTGGAGGACCTCGACCCCTACCGCAACTGCTTCCCCCGCCCGCCCCGGCTCCGGCTCGGCGCGGGCGAGACCGAGGAGTGGCGCGGTCGGCTCGACCGGGCCTGGGCGCTGCTGCACAAGGCGGTGCCCGGTTTCGCCCGGGCGGCGGCGGTCGGGCTGACCACGCTCACCCCGCTCGCGGGCGGCCCGCGGGCCGGCGGCTGGGGCGAGGCCGGCCGGCACGGGCCGGGGGCGCTCGGGGTGCCGTACGCGGCGGGCGTACGGGAGACCGCGCTCGCGCTGCTGACCGGACGGCGGCGGACCCGGCTGCGCGCCCTGACCGAGGTGACCGACCTGTACGCGCTGGACGGGGAGTGGCAGCACCCGTCGCCGTGGCGGTCGCGCCCGGTACCCGTGTCACGGCTGCTGGCGGACGTGCACGAGCGGGTGGCGGTGGAGGCGTACCGGCGGGCCACCGCGGGGCCCGAGCCGGGCGGCTCGGACCTCATCCACGAGGCCCTGGACCGGCTCTCGGCCGCGGCCGAGCTGACGGTCACCGGCAAACAGCTGGTGGCCGAGCTGCGCTACGAGCTGAAGGCGGTCGACGCATGA